In one window of Qipengyuania profundimaris DNA:
- a CDS encoding tyrosine-type recombinase/integrase, with the protein MDGATQMTDLSKLGHREALRPRKGDEPHWQRLRPGCFLGYRPAMAGGAGNWLVRVYEPEKRKYVRKALGSYPASARNEVFAAAKKDAEAWAAEVDCGGALPSDIVTVKDACEAYLKVKPGTIAAGVFRRHVYDDPISSQKLDKLRRHHLEAWRARLEAAPALLSRSKKGPAVTKVRAPSTINRDMVPVRAALNRVLPHGRPNSDAAWQEALRPIQGADSRRTTYLNRDERELLINAMPEDAGRFFKAMCVLPLRPGAVASLNTGDFEPRTRTLMVLKDKAKPKRQITVPPSISDYLAEQVEGKRADEAIFTRSDGARWTKDKWKHPIKNAASIVDLSEEITAYTLRHSAITDLVIAGVPLMIIAQISGTSVTVIEKHYAHLIRKVAEDALDGLVF; encoded by the coding sequence ATGGACGGTGCGACCCAGATGACCGATCTAAGTAAGCTTGGACATCGCGAAGCCTTGCGACCTCGCAAGGGCGATGAACCCCATTGGCAACGCCTAAGGCCGGGTTGTTTCTTGGGCTACCGGCCAGCTATGGCGGGAGGAGCCGGCAATTGGCTTGTCCGTGTCTACGAGCCGGAGAAGCGGAAATACGTTCGCAAGGCCTTGGGTTCCTATCCAGCATCGGCGCGAAATGAGGTTTTCGCAGCTGCAAAAAAGGATGCCGAAGCGTGGGCGGCTGAGGTGGACTGTGGCGGTGCCCTGCCTTCTGATATCGTTACCGTAAAGGATGCATGTGAGGCCTACCTAAAGGTCAAACCTGGGACGATTGCCGCGGGAGTGTTCCGGCGTCATGTGTATGATGATCCTATTTCTAGCCAAAAATTAGACAAGCTGCGACGCCACCACTTAGAAGCGTGGAGGGCGCGTTTAGAAGCTGCTCCGGCCCTGCTGAGCAGAAGCAAGAAGGGTCCAGCAGTAACAAAGGTCCGCGCGCCGAGTACCATCAACCGAGATATGGTGCCCGTTCGAGCTGCGCTAAATCGTGTGCTGCCACATGGCCGACCAAACTCAGACGCAGCGTGGCAAGAAGCCCTCCGACCCATTCAAGGGGCGGACTCACGACGCACAACTTACCTCAACCGTGATGAGCGAGAGCTGTTGATAAACGCGATGCCCGAAGACGCTGGCAGGTTCTTTAAAGCGATGTGCGTTCTGCCTCTTAGACCGGGTGCTGTTGCTAGTCTCAATACTGGCGATTTTGAGCCACGTACCCGCACCCTGATGGTTCTTAAGGACAAAGCAAAGCCCAAGCGCCAAATCACGGTCCCCCCTAGCATTTCGGACTATCTGGCAGAACAGGTCGAAGGAAAGCGAGCCGACGAAGCGATTTTCACGCGAAGTGACGGGGCACGATGGACCAAGGACAAATGGAAGCACCCAATCAAGAATGCAGCCTCGATTGTCGATCTTTCCGAGGAGATAACCGCCTATACCCTGCGGCATTCCGCGATAACTGATCTAGTGATCGCTGGAGTGCCACTCATGATCATAGCTCAGATTTCAGGAACAAGCGTTACGGTGATCGAGAAGCACTATGCACACCTCATCAGAAAAGTTGCCGAGGATGCACTAGATGGATTGGTTTTCTAG
- a CDS encoding helix-turn-helix domain-containing protein, with protein MSDYSAAETPRGKRLPAFAFSVAEVAEITALSRSTIYEAIITGELPAKKRGRRRLILAGDLETFLKGLPSTNPE; from the coding sequence ATGTCAGACTATTCCGCCGCGGAAACTCCCAGAGGCAAGAGGCTACCGGCCTTTGCGTTCAGTGTTGCCGAAGTGGCCGAGATTACCGCTCTCTCCCGCTCAACTATATATGAGGCTATAATTACCGGTGAACTGCCTGCAAAAAAACGTGGCCGACGAAGGTTGATCTTGGCTGGAGACCTTGAAACGTTCTTGAAGGGACTTCCATCGACGAACCCTGAGTGA
- a CDS encoding aldehyde dehydrogenase (NADP(+)), which produces MLTGKNLVAGEWRNGDGTFTAVDAASGDALGPDFAEATKQDVADACAAAAEAQKVFGALPLAERAKFLRLAADKIDALGDDLTRRAMAESGLPEARLTGERGRTVGQLRLFAEEVEDGGWQDLRIDHADPSRTPPKPDLRMRKIPVGPVAVFGASNFPLAFSVAGGDTASAFAAGCCVVVKGHPAHPGTSELVAGAIAEAVSECGLPAGTFSVLSGTDYALGEALVSDPRIAAVGFTGSRAGGLALMKRAAEREVPIPVYAEMSSINPVVLMPGKLEQSAEELASAYVGSLSLGAGQFCTNPGILLTVESEATSRFLVAVKDALGAVPAQTMLTSGISDAYRSGIETLGGLSGAELVGVGEEGSSACGRAHVYTATGSDFLADPAFEQEIFGPSSIVVRCKDLREVAQVLDELEGQLTTTLHMIEADYDDAAKLLPILEQRAGRIIANAWPTGVDVTHAMVHGGPFPATSDGRSTSVGTLAIGRFLRPVSYQDLPSVLLPQRLRDDARPKLSRINGEWRALSDT; this is translated from the coding sequence ATGCTGACAGGCAAGAATTTAGTCGCGGGCGAATGGCGGAACGGTGACGGGACCTTCACGGCCGTCGACGCCGCTAGCGGCGATGCGCTCGGCCCCGACTTCGCCGAGGCTACGAAGCAGGACGTCGCCGATGCCTGCGCCGCGGCCGCCGAAGCCCAGAAGGTGTTCGGCGCGCTGCCCTTGGCGGAACGCGCAAAATTCCTTCGCCTCGCCGCCGACAAGATCGATGCGCTCGGAGATGATCTCACCCGGCGGGCTATGGCGGAAAGCGGCCTGCCCGAGGCGCGCCTGACCGGGGAACGCGGCCGGACCGTCGGCCAACTGCGGCTGTTCGCAGAAGAGGTTGAGGACGGTGGGTGGCAAGACCTGCGCATCGATCATGCCGACCCCAGCCGTACTCCGCCCAAGCCGGACCTCAGGATGCGCAAGATACCGGTCGGCCCCGTTGCCGTGTTTGGCGCGAGCAATTTCCCGCTCGCCTTTTCGGTCGCGGGGGGCGACACCGCATCGGCGTTTGCCGCCGGGTGCTGCGTGGTCGTCAAGGGGCACCCTGCTCATCCGGGCACGTCGGAACTGGTGGCGGGCGCGATTGCGGAGGCGGTCAGCGAGTGCGGCCTTCCTGCAGGCACTTTCTCGGTTCTGAGTGGCACGGACTATGCGCTTGGCGAAGCATTGGTGAGCGACCCGCGGATCGCTGCAGTCGGTTTCACGGGCTCGCGCGCGGGTGGGCTGGCCCTGATGAAGCGCGCTGCGGAGCGAGAAGTGCCAATCCCGGTCTACGCCGAAATGAGCAGCATCAATCCTGTGGTTCTGATGCCCGGCAAACTGGAGCAATCTGCAGAAGAACTCGCATCGGCCTATGTCGGCTCGCTTTCGCTGGGAGCAGGCCAGTTCTGCACCAACCCGGGTATCCTATTGACGGTTGAGAGCGAAGCGACCAGCCGCTTCCTCGTTGCCGTAAAGGACGCGCTTGGAGCGGTTCCTGCGCAGACCATGCTTACCAGCGGCATCAGCGACGCCTACCGCAGCGGGATCGAGACGCTGGGCGGGCTGTCGGGCGCTGAGCTGGTAGGCGTGGGCGAAGAGGGCTCATCGGCCTGCGGACGCGCGCATGTTTACACTGCGACGGGTTCCGACTTCCTAGCGGACCCTGCCTTCGAGCAGGAGATTTTTGGCCCCAGTTCGATCGTGGTGCGCTGCAAGGACCTCCGCGAGGTTGCACAGGTTCTCGACGAACTCGAGGGCCAGCTCACCACAACGCTGCATATGATCGAAGCAGACTACGACGATGCGGCGAAGCTCCTGCCCATCCTCGAACAACGCGCCGGCCGGATTATCGCCAATGCTTGGCCAACCGGTGTCGACGTAACCCACGCCATGGTCCATGGCGGTCCATTCCCAGCCACTTCCGACGGACGCAGCACTTCTGTCGGAACGCTTGCCATAGGACGGTTCCTGCGACCGGTTTCGTACCAGGATCTACCATCAGTGCTCCTGCCTCAGCGTTTAAGAGATGATGCGCGACCTAAACTTTCCCGCATCAATGGTGAGTGGAGGGCGCTCTCCGATACGTAA
- a CDS encoding sugar porter family MFS transporter — protein MLDNAHSGANMALITAIVAVATLGGFLFGFDSGVINGTVDGLRIAFDSDDVGTGFNVASMLLGCAVGAFVAGRLSDILGRRRTLLIAAAFFVISAYGSGIAGSSTEFVIYRIIGGFAVGAASVLAPAYISEVTPAHLRGRLSSLQQVMIIVGLTAAFLSNYLLAEYAGSSTEAFWMGFEAWRWMFWMELIPAIIFLVALLFIPESPRYLVTRGEGGQARTVLERLFGGNVAARKVSEIETSISNDHAPRLSDLVDKTSGKIRTIVWVGIGLAVFQQLVGINVVFYYGAVLWQAVGFSESDALKINILSGSISIGSVILAIALIDRLGRKPLLLIGSIGMAITLGIMAIAFMSGSLVEGTLELSDNAGLAALIAANVYVAFFNFSWGPVMWVMLGEMFPNQIRGSGLAVSGFAQWIANFGITMTFPIMLAGIGLSGAYGFYAISAAISIVFVWVMVRETKGLELEEMQG, from the coding sequence ATTTTGGACAATGCGCATTCCGGCGCCAATATGGCGCTGATCACCGCGATCGTGGCCGTTGCCACACTGGGCGGTTTCCTGTTCGGTTTCGATAGCGGCGTCATCAACGGGACGGTGGACGGCTTGCGGATCGCTTTCGATTCGGACGATGTCGGAACCGGCTTCAATGTCGCCTCCATGCTGCTCGGCTGCGCGGTCGGTGCATTCGTCGCGGGACGTCTGTCGGACATTCTGGGTCGCCGACGGACACTGCTGATCGCGGCGGCCTTTTTCGTCATCAGCGCGTATGGGTCCGGGATTGCCGGTTCCTCGACCGAATTCGTGATCTATCGCATCATCGGCGGTTTCGCGGTCGGCGCAGCGAGCGTTTTGGCGCCTGCCTACATAAGCGAGGTCACTCCGGCGCATCTTCGCGGTCGGCTTTCCAGCTTGCAACAAGTGATGATCATCGTCGGCCTGACGGCGGCGTTTTTGTCGAACTATCTGCTCGCCGAATACGCCGGTTCCTCGACCGAGGCGTTCTGGATGGGCTTCGAGGCGTGGCGCTGGATGTTCTGGATGGAGCTGATCCCGGCGATCATCTTCCTCGTTGCTCTGCTCTTCATCCCCGAAAGCCCGCGCTATCTCGTTACGCGAGGCGAAGGCGGCCAGGCACGTACCGTGCTCGAGCGCCTGTTCGGCGGCAATGTCGCGGCCCGCAAGGTCAGCGAGATCGAGACCTCGATTTCCAACGATCATGCTCCGCGCCTGTCCGACCTCGTCGACAAGACGAGCGGGAAGATCCGCACGATCGTCTGGGTGGGCATCGGGCTGGCCGTTTTCCAGCAGCTCGTCGGCATCAACGTCGTCTTCTATTATGGCGCGGTTCTGTGGCAGGCGGTCGGCTTCAGCGAATCCGATGCACTCAAGATCAACATCCTGAGCGGTTCGATCTCGATCGGCTCGGTTATCCTTGCCATCGCCCTGATCGACCGGCTGGGGCGCAAGCCGCTGCTGCTGATCGGCTCGATAGGCATGGCGATCACGCTGGGGATCATGGCCATCGCGTTCATGAGCGGCTCGCTTGTCGAAGGAACGCTTGAGCTGTCAGACAATGCCGGCCTCGCGGCGCTAATTGCTGCGAATGTATATGTGGCGTTCTTCAACTTCAGCTGGGGCCCGGTCATGTGGGTCATGCTGGGCGAGATGTTCCCCAACCAGATCCGCGGGTCCGGCTTGGCGGTGAGCGGATTTGCGCAGTGGATCGCAAACTTCGGTATCACGATGACCTTTCCGATTATGCTGGCCGGTATCGGCCTTTCGGGGGCCTATGGTTTCTATGCGATCAGTGCTGCCATTTCGATCGTGTTCGTCTGGGTGATGGTCCGCGAAACCAAGGGGCTGGAGCTCGAGGAAATGCAGGGTTAG